In Rutidosis leptorrhynchoides isolate AG116_Rl617_1_P2 chromosome 2, CSIRO_AGI_Rlap_v1, whole genome shotgun sequence, one genomic interval encodes:
- the LOC139887733 gene encoding protein GLUTAMINE DUMPER 5-like yields the protein MAPELASPKGSSSPATASQQSPWHSPVPYLFGGLAALLVLIVFALLILACSYFKLYNETETREDVNRDLESGNHAKMDNHKQPPVVYEEKYLVIMAGQATPTFLATPVSSKVISNGDMTEKSSKPELEVIEENEKNGFRENS from the coding sequence ATGGCACCTGAATTAGCTTCACCAAAAGGTTCATCATCACCAGCTACAGCAAGTCAACAATCACCATGGCACTCACCGGTACCATACCTCTTCGGAGGTCTTGCTGCCCTTTTGGTTCTCATCGTTTTCGCTCTCTTAATCCTTGCTTGCTCTTACTTCAAGCTATACAATGAAACCGAAACCCGTGAAGATGTTAACAGAGACCTCGAGTCCGGGAATCACGCCAAAATGGACAACCACAAGCAGCCTCCGGTCGTTTATGAAGAGAAGTATCTCGTGATCATGGCTGGACAAGCAACACCAACGTTTTTGGCAACCCCGGTTTCAAGTAAAGTGATCTCTAATGGTGATATGACGGAAAAGTCATCGAAACCGGAGCTAGAAGTGATAGAAGAGAACGAGAAAAATGGGTTTCGCGAGAATTCGTAA